ttacaCCTTTGTAACTTGTAgtatcaaaaaaaaagaaattatttcaaaaaataataaattttttttttaacaataagCTTGTATGattctttctatttatttattaggtGTTCTGCGGAATTAATCGAGGTGCGTACAAATTAGCCAGATACCagagtcataaaaaaaaaaaggagctCGGTAATTCGATTTAGtgttaatatttctttttgttttcatctaTTGAAGTTGATGATATTCTTTGCTTCTAcaaatttgttttttcaaaaaaaaaattgattggttTTGTTGTATCAATTTGACGTTTTTATTAATTGGTTGTATACTTGAGTACGTTTAATTAGCATAAGATAAGGTTgagattgtgaaaaaaaaagataatttgtgTATGCAAATGACCTGCTTTCATGTTTAATGAAtgattgtttgaattttttttggatttggcCCCACCAAAAGTAggtttatttgaattaattttctcATCCCTATTCACATTACAGAAAGTCTATTAATACATTAATTAAAGGGTCATCGATtaaggcataatatataaatagacaTGTTAATTTGACCTCAACTGATAGCTAAAtactcaaattttgaaaaaaaaacacatctAGATATCTCAGTTCTGTCGAATGTGTCACGTCAGCATCGAGTGTTCACGACATAGGGGATGAGTTGAAGTTTTTGAATGTGCATTCTCAAAGTTGGAGTGGTTAGTTTGTTAGTTGAGTCGATGTTAAAGTGTCTATCATATAATTTGCAGAAATTGTCCAACTTGTGTTTTATTCttattaaaattattcaaataattGAGCTTATTATCGTTAGTTGCTGAGGCAGAGCGAAGGTTCAGGGATGacattgtataaaaaaaaaatatatgcatatAATTTATGTGATTATGTAGGCATAGATTCTGTTATTGatgattgtatttttttaatgcaTTCCTTGTTATATTCTTAGTTTGTTTTATATAATAAGCACAACATATGCATTCTTTATTCTAACATAGTTTATGCTAATATTTAGTATAAGAAGATGATGATTTAACAACTACTAAGGTATTCAAAAGTTTTCATTTGCTCTGTAATTTgctattttgttattatatttttcttgcaaTCTTGCTTCAAAAACATATCTTTTGAGCCGAAGGTTTATCGGAAATAAGCTCGAATAAGGTATGCATACATCATACCatcccagaccccacttgtggaattGTACTGAgtatgtttttgttgttgttgtaagttGTAACGTATTCAGAAGCTTGTCACCTATCGTTTAATTGCgatataatacttttttttggacatttgaatattttttaatgctCTAGACATACCTTTGGTGTCTCTTGAATTACAAGATAATACTTGGATTTGCATAAGGTTTTTTGAGTTATACATCCATACAAACTGGGAAGAAATTTGAAAGCAAGCATATTTAATTGTGTTCGCGTTGAAATGCATGTATTTTTCTTCCATGACAGTTCTTTGAACAAGGTGACTTCTGAAACATACGTATGCCTATTAGTATCCTAATATCCgttctcttttcttttatatagGATTGCTATTACTTGTCAGCGAATTGAAGCAATAGAAGGAAAGATGATGCAACACAAGAGAAGTCCAATTTCCCTCGAGCATAGCACCAGCCTCACATCTCTTACACCAAAACGACTAAAGGCCGATATGCCCATTTCCTCTAAGGTttgttttctttcctttttgctGCCTGCAATGCTGTTATTATTAGTGCACATGTTTATGGACATagatatattattcatgaacttaTTATCTTGTATCGTATCATTTATAGCTCGTGGATTTAAGAATGCTTTTTTCTTGGATACTTTCAACATACATGTTCTGTGTGTTGTACATTTCATTGAGTTAAAGATTTAACATTTTGTTTGACTTTCAGTCTTTAGGCGAAGGTTGAACTGACCaaagaaaattctaaaaatacTAAATAGTTCATTCAAGTTTCCCTATTTGAAGTGTCCGAATTATAGGAGGGCTTTGGTCACATTCATTTGGCTGCTCCGAGTCtcaaatttgttttatttagaGAACTTTTTTTTTGCAACCTTTATCTTTGAGTTGTTGATATGGAGATTTTTCGCCTTTGCATTTTTCCTTAAataggagaagaaggagaagtttGGTGAACGAATAGTCGCTCTTCAACAGCTGGTGTCACCATATGGCAAGGTAATTCACTAATTCTGCAGGAATTGAGTAATGAATTTCAACTATTATTTTAAAGAGAAGGTTTAGCAAAGTTCATTCATTGAGGTACCAAAAGGTGGAATTTCTTTGAGTTCTTTTCCCGTGCATGCGAAATTATGTCCACGTAGAGCAGCTGAAATGAAATAAGCTCGCTCAATTCTTACTAAACCATGGAATTTTTCATCATAaggataaaatcctgatttctGTTTATATTTGCAGACAGATACTGCTTCTGTTCTCCTTGAAGCAATGGGATACATAAAATTCCTCCATGAACAAGTGAAGGTGTGCCTTCAAcaacttttttctctttcttcatctGTAGGAACTATAATCTCGCACGACTGATTAAAGACAAGAAAGTTTGTGGTGCTTTATGAGATTTTTCTCAGGTCGGGCCACTGTTGGAGCCTAGACACGTTTTTTGGACAAAGCTATGGGTAtatgttgaaaaaaatatgagGGTGACGAAGTTTGTGGTTCTttgtttgttattattttttaggatTTTCACCATAAACTTCTGTTCATAGTGCTCGTCGTACTGAATTTTATGCCTCAGAATGTTTTACGAATTTAAGTGATTGTAAGATCACGTTTCCATATTTTCTAATATCCTCTGTCTACATTCTCTGCATCTATATCTGATTGTAGAGTTTAACTTTGAGAGTTCAGATATGTTCACATGTGAATATTGCATTCTGCTTGATGATTAAGTGTGTAGAGCGTTAGTTTTGTCGTATATCTGGAAGCAAAGGTCACGGATATTAACTTTCTGGTCGCCTCTTGTTGATGGTTGTTTCTTTTCAGAAATCTGTTAGTTTGTACCTTGTCAAAGGAAATTGTTTTTTCTACGTAAATAACATAATCATGGTATTTGTGTTACTGCAATTCATTTAGATTATGACGCCTTGGACTGatatttcgagtcattttgatCTCTGCTATGAACATGACCACATTTCATTTCCTGGTTCTTTCAGGTGTTGAGTGCACCATACCTCGGAGGTATGCCAATGTCGGAGACACAGGTTAGATTCCATTAGCACCATTTCTTGAAATTGCTTATTCTTTATAACCGCATCAGCCCCTGAAGAGAAGAGATGTCTAAAAAGTTCAAACCTTATTTGCTACATTAATTTGGAATCTATGATCATTCATTGATGTCAATTGTGTCGTATCAATTGAACTTGGAATTCAACCTTTGTTGAAATGTAATTCATGTTTTCATGTGAAGGAATCACAGCCTTACAATTTGAGAAGCCAAGGCTTATGTCTTGTGCCAGTATCATATACCATTGGAGTGGCAAACAGCAATGGTGCTGATATTTGGGCTCCCATTAAGACCTCACAAAAGTTCTAGTCTAGACAACGACGTGTGATTTCACCATCACTTACGTCCATGGTAAGGTCTTCGATTGACAATAATACAACCAGCGTTTCAAAAAAAGCAGCCGAAAGGATGCattttcaacatggagatgcAGGTATGTGATGATTCTCCTGGCAAGGTCCACTTGATTTTTTGTGGTTCAAACGTCTAAGGAGAACGTAGAGCTTGTTCTTCTGATAAATACTAGTAGTCAGATTTAATTTAAGGGCTAATATATAAAGATTGCCTGAGTTGTGTCTAGGTTTTTAACATAAATGTAtattgaagaaagaaatattatgtAGTGAGTGATCTTTGATGCAAATGTATCAAAGATGGACTTGTATTATATGAGAAGCAATGGAAGCTCTTGAATAACTTGTTTGATTCAGAAAGACTTGATGCTATATGCCTTGTTTTCTTCTGTATTGTCTTTTTCAAACTGCCCTGTCATGTGTTATTTGAGTCGAGAGTCTTTCAGAAACAATCTCTATCTTCATGA
This genomic stretch from Solanum stenotomum isolate F172 chromosome 10, ASM1918654v1, whole genome shotgun sequence harbors:
- the LOC125842357 gene encoding transcription factor bHLH153 — encoded protein: MMQHKRSPISLEHSTSLTSLTPKRLKADMPISSKEKKEKFGERIVALQQLVSPYGKTDTASVLLEAMGYIKFLHEQVKVLSAPYLGGMPMSETQESQPYNLRSQGLCLVPVSYTIGVANSNGADIWAPIKTSQKF